Proteins encoded in a region of the Dasypus novemcinctus isolate mDasNov1 chromosome 24, mDasNov1.1.hap2, whole genome shotgun sequence genome:
- the LOC101430686 gene encoding BPI fold-containing family A member 1, which translates to MFQVGGLVVFCGLLAQTTAMLDGMAGLALLPGLPLPMQDRSTGDLSQENMPQGPVPSMDAAPALPTVPSDLAGDFKSALSNCLLSGNLLDSIKSLPLLDIVKAQGSSSTGLLGGLLGGVTSILNGLIDLKVTDAQLLELGLVQSPDGHRLYVNIPLGLNLSVKPSLLGTLLDLAVKLNITAELSVVQDGQGSHLVLGDCTHSPGSLSISLLNGSVPVVQNLIDTITGILTGVLPELIQGKVCPLVNGILSKLDVTLVHNIVDMLLSGTQIVIKI; encoded by the exons ATGTTTCAAGTTGGAGGCCTCGTTGTCTTCTGCGGGCTGCTGGCCCAGACCACAGCCATGCTTGATGGCATGGCAGGCTTGGCTTTGCTCCCGGGGCTTCCGCTCCCCATGCAGGATCGAAGCACGGGGGATCTGTCCCAAGAAAATATGCCCCAGGGCCCGGTTCCATCCATGGATGCAGCCCCGGCTTTGCCCACCGTCCCCTCAGATCTTGCTGGAGACTTTAAAAGTG CTCTCAGCAACTGCTTGCTCTCTGGGAATCTGTTGGACAGTATCAAAAGCCTTCCACTCCTGGACATCGTGAAAGCTCAAGGAAGCTCTTCGACTGGCCTGCTTGGGGGTCTGCTTGGGGGCGTGACCTCCATTCTGAACGGTCTCATTGA TTTGAAGGTCACTGATGCCCAGCTGCTGGAACTTGGCCTTGTTCAGAGTCCTGATGGTCACCGTCTCTATGTCAACATTCCTCTGGGCCTGAATCTCAGTGTGAAGCC GTCCCTGTTGGGAACTCTATTGGACTTGGCTGTAAAGCTGAACATCACTGCAGAACTCTCAGTTGTGCAAGATGGGCAGGGGAGCCACTTGGTCCTTGGTGACTGCACTCACTCCCCTGGCAGTCTGAGTATCTCCCTGCTTAATGG ATCTGTTCCCGTCGTTCAAAATCTTATTGACACCATCACTGGGATCTTGACTGGCGTGCTTCCTGAACTGATACAGGGCAAG GTGTGCCCTCTGGTAAATGGCATTCTCAGCAAACTGGATGTCACCCTTGTGCATAATATTGTCG acaTGCTGCTCAGTGGAACTCAAATTGTCATCAAGATCTAA